The following DNA comes from Symbiobacterium terraclitae.
CCGCGGCGACGCCCGCACGGAGATTCCCGGCGTGACGATGCGGGAGGAGCGCTACGAGCACGCCACCGTCTCCTGGGTTGAGGTGCTGGACCAGGTCGGCGAGCAGATGATCGGCAAGCCGATCGGGAACTACGTCACCATCGACGCGCCCGAGCTGCGCCGGCGCAACCGGGACCTGCAGGAGCAGGTGGGCAAGGTCCTGGTGGAGCAGCTGGACAAGCTGCTGGACCTGAAGGAGAACGACACCGTGCTGGTGGTGGGCCTCGGCAACTGGAAGGCGACCCCGGACGCCCTGGGGCCGCGGGTGACGGGCAAGCTGCTGGTGACCCGCCACCTGCGGGACTACGTGCCGGCGGACGTCGCGGGCGGGCTGCGCGCGGTGGCCGCCATCGCCCCCGGGGTTCTCGGCATCACGGGCATCGAGACCGCCGAGGTGATCCACGGCATCGTGGAGCGCATCAACCCTGCGGTGGTCATCTGCATCGACGCGCTGGCCGCCAGGTCCGTCGAGCGGATCGGCACCACCATTCAGATCGCCGACACCGGCATCCAGCCGGGTGGGGGCATCGGCAACAAGCGGCAGGCACTGAACAAGCAGAGCCTGGGCGTGCCCGTGATCGCCATCGGGGTGCCCACCGTCGTCCACGCGGCCACCATCGTGCAGGACGCCTTTGAGGCCATGGCCGGCAGCTTTGCCAACACCAAACCGTTCTTCGACCTCTTCCGGTCGCCCGAGTCGCGGCGGCAGCTGCTGAATGAGGTGCTCTCTCCCACGGTGGGCGAACTGGTGGTCACGCCCAAGGAGATCGACGACCTCACCGAGGACATGGCCAAGCTCATCGCCGGCAGCCTCAACGCCGTGCTCCACACCAGCGTGACGGCGCAGGACCTGCTTCGCCACATCAACTGAAGAGGCAGGGGCGGCGACCCGCTCCTGCCTCGGATTCCGGCCTGTGGTCAGAACTGCCGGGTGGTGGTGGCCCCGCCCGACAGCTGCGACTCGGCCAGGGCGATCATCTTCTTGACCATGTACCCGCCGACCGAGCCGTTGACCCGGCTGGGCAGGTCGCCCTTGTACTGCTGGTCGTAGTTGGGGATGCCGAGCTCGTTGGCCGTCTGCTGCTTCAGCTGCTCCAGGGCAGCCCGGGCGTGGGAAACCAGGATCTGGTTGTTGCTCCCGCCGCCACCGCCGCCGACACCCGTCTGGAAGCCCGTCGTCGTCGCGTCTGTCGTGCCAGTGCCAAAAACGTTCGCCATGCTGACTGCTCCTCCTCTTGTTGGTTAGAAGTCGGTTAGCGGATGGTGCCGGTGCCGCCGGCCAGCTGCTGCTCGGCCAGGGCGATCATCTTCTTGACCATGAACCCGCCGACGGAGCCGTTCACCCGGCTGGGCAGGTCGCCCTTGTACTGCTGGGCGTAGTTCGGGATGCCGAGCTCATTGGCCGTCTCGATCTTCATCTGCTCCAACGCGGCGCGGGCCTGGGAAACGAGAACCGAGTTACTGTTGTTGTTGGTTGCCATGGATCTGCGCCTCCTTGTTATGTTGTTGCCTGTAATCTGCAACGAACCGGTCAACCTCATGCAAGGAATCTGTTGCCAAGGGCGCGCCGCCGCGGTTCCGCCGGGATGATCGAACCGACCGACAGCGCCGGTCGGCCCGGTGAGAGGTGACCCCTACGTGCGCGCAAAACGCCGCCGCAGCGGGCTTTCCGCTGCGGCGGCGGCGCGTCTCCCAACCGTCGGTCAGCCGGCGGCCTGGCAACCGGTCACCAGGTTACTTCCAGCCCTTCCCGGACTTCACGCCCTGGTTGGACTGCTTCTCGTGACCGTTCTTCTTGCCGTTGCCGGGCTTCCACTCGCGGTCGTCGTCGTCATCATCGTCATCTTCATCGTCTTCGTCGTCATCACCGGCATCGTCATCGTCGTACCTGTCGTGATCCGCGCGGCCCTTGTCGTCCGCCCGGTCGAACAGGTCCAGCAGCTCCTCGGCGGCATCCGGGTGGATGAACTTGCCGCTGAACTTCTGCACGTGCTTGACGAAGGCGAACCAGTTGCCGTTCGCCGCCTTGGCCTTCAGCGCGGTGAACTGGCCGTGGTGGATCTTGGACTGCCACTTGGCCAGCACCGACAGTACCCTCTGCCGGAAGGCCTCATCGCGGGCCGGGGCCTCGCCGCCATCGTCCTCCTCATCGTCTGGGGCGGCCACCACGGTGAAGGTGACCGTCGCGCTCGCCGCATTGCCGGCCCGGTCGGCGGCCGTCACCGAGAGCACGTGCTCCCCCTCGGCCAGGCGGGCGAAGTTGATGGTCGACTGGGCCAGCGGTGCAC
Coding sequences within:
- the gpr gene encoding GPR endopeptidase, translated to MQTWEHLNPFTDLALEATAAARGDARTEIPGVTMREERYEHATVSWVEVLDQVGEQMIGKPIGNYVTIDAPELRRRNRDLQEQVGKVLVEQLDKLLDLKENDTVLVVGLGNWKATPDALGPRVTGKLLVTRHLRDYVPADVAGGLRAVAAIAPGVLGITGIETAEVIHGIVERINPAVVICIDALAARSVERIGTTIQIADTGIQPGGGIGNKRQALNKQSLGVPVIAIGVPTVVHAATIVQDAFEAMAGSFANTKPFFDLFRSPESRRQLLNEVLSPTVGELVVTPKEIDDLTEDMAKLIAGSLNAVLHTSVTAQDLLRHIN
- a CDS encoding small, acid-soluble spore protein, alpha/beta type; translation: MANVFGTGTTDATTTGFQTGVGGGGGGSNNQILVSHARAALEQLKQQTANELGIPNYDQQYKGDLPSRVNGSVGGYMVKKMIALAESQLSGGATTTRQF
- a CDS encoding alpha/beta-type small acid-soluble spore protein codes for the protein MATNNNSNSVLVSQARAALEQMKIETANELGIPNYAQQYKGDLPSRVNGSVGGFMVKKMIALAEQQLAGGTGTIR